Proteins encoded in a region of the Isosphaeraceae bacterium EP7 genome:
- a CDS encoding DNA methyltransferase: MPSPATILAEARPIPVAILRPNPFSVMVYGDPASEIGGLIDGVRDHGILVPLVVSPAEQGYELISGHRRLACALTLGLTAVPCEIRVYPDEAARREAVIEYNRQRRKSFTQKMREADAVEILLATAATARRLSNLNKGSEPNGSPDRLNSDGRAGRTDSHVAELIGLGGKDLFRQARAVWKMAGQGDPRARSGVALLDLGEKSIHAAYKDLRRRDRFTSDFRPTPYDVWKFRHDRAYGVPHPGSIPPGIVAHAVHYFAAPGALVVDPMAGGGVTPDVCAAMGRRCLAYDLNPAREDIAAHDIRLGFPEEARDCDLIFCDPPYHTMLSAAYAKEGVSNSPLDAWTSFLKLLAGSAYAALRPGGYLALLLANQTEKDLPAGHGYLDHVFLGYQALTQAGFLPERRIHCPMDGAYLPQHVRRARVEGRMLGQVRDLLVMRKPLPNQALPPLSS, encoded by the coding sequence ATGCCGAGCCCCGCAACCATCCTCGCCGAAGCCCGCCCGATTCCTGTCGCGATCCTCCGACCTAACCCCTTCAGCGTCATGGTCTACGGTGATCCCGCGTCCGAAATCGGGGGGCTCATCGACGGAGTCCGCGACCACGGGATCCTCGTCCCTCTCGTCGTTTCCCCCGCCGAACAGGGCTACGAACTCATCTCGGGGCACCGTAGGCTCGCATGTGCCCTCACTCTTGGTCTGACAGCCGTTCCGTGCGAAATCCGGGTCTATCCCGATGAGGCCGCCCGTCGCGAGGCAGTCATCGAGTACAACCGTCAACGGCGCAAATCGTTCACTCAGAAAATGCGTGAGGCCGACGCCGTCGAGATTCTCCTCGCCACCGCAGCCACCGCACGCCGCCTCTCCAACCTCAACAAAGGCAGCGAACCGAACGGTTCTCCCGATCGTCTGAATTCCGACGGTCGAGCCGGTCGCACGGACAGCCACGTCGCGGAGCTGATCGGGCTCGGAGGCAAGGATCTTTTTCGCCAGGCACGGGCCGTCTGGAAGATGGCCGGGCAGGGGGACCCACGCGCCAGAAGCGGCGTCGCTCTCCTTGACCTGGGCGAGAAGTCGATCCACGCCGCCTACAAGGATCTCCGCCGCCGCGATCGGTTCACCTCGGATTTCCGCCCGACTCCCTACGATGTCTGGAAATTCCGCCACGACCGCGCCTACGGTGTCCCCCATCCCGGCTCCATCCCCCCCGGAATCGTGGCGCACGCGGTCCATTACTTCGCCGCCCCCGGTGCCCTGGTGGTCGACCCGATGGCCGGTGGGGGAGTCACCCCCGACGTTTGCGCCGCCATGGGACGCCGCTGCCTGGCCTACGACCTTAATCCCGCCCGCGAAGACATCGCCGCCCATGACATCCGCCTCGGCTTCCCGGAAGAGGCACGCGACTGCGACCTGATCTTCTGCGACCCCCCCTACCATACAATGCTTTCCGCAGCCTACGCGAAAGAGGGCGTCTCAAACTCTCCGCTCGACGCATGGACTAGCTTCCTGAAACTTCTAGCCGGCAGCGCCTACGCCGCCTTACGCCCAGGTGGCTACCTTGCCCTCCTGCTGGCCAATCAGACCGAGAAAGACCTGCCCGCTGGCCACGGCTATCTCGACCACGTTTTCCTGGGTTATCAGGCCCTGACCCAGGCCGGATTCCTGCCCGAACGGCGGATTCATTGCCCGATGGACGGGGCTTACCTGCCCCAACACGTCCGCAGGGCGCGCGTGGAAGGACGCATGCTCGGGCAAGTCAGAGACCTGCTCGTCATGCGTAAACCCTTACCAAACCAAGCCTTACCGCCACTTAGCTCTTAA
- a CDS encoding glycosyltransferase, whose protein sequence is MTAMRHDPSHRPGPNGRGLLTNGGDSTPGLPDGFLSIVVPAKNESASLPQLVEEVAKAFRALRARRGEDQVHRLAGFELLIVDDGSTDDTQDVLWRLTADYPELRGLVLANNVGQSAATAAGFRAARGGWVAVLDADLQNNPADLATLWDALPGHDAALGWRVKREDIWSKRIISKMANRTRNWVLGQSIRDTGCSVRIFSREMALRMPMFRGSHRFMGPLLLREGCRIAQLPVTHRPRPHGNSHYNIWNRSVQVVVDLLGVAWLMRRGVAYTVAGQIADQSALASTQPTHLGIVRRTVGQEA, encoded by the coding sequence ATGACCGCGATGCGACACGACCCGTCGCACCGACCAGGCCCGAATGGCCGTGGGCTGCTGACGAACGGCGGCGATTCGACCCCGGGCTTGCCCGATGGTTTCTTGTCCATCGTCGTCCCGGCCAAGAACGAATCGGCCAGCCTACCTCAACTCGTCGAGGAAGTTGCCAAGGCGTTCCGCGCGTTGAGGGCCAGACGCGGCGAAGATCAGGTGCATCGACTGGCCGGATTTGAACTCCTGATTGTCGACGACGGATCGACCGACGACACCCAGGATGTTCTCTGGCGGCTTACGGCCGACTACCCCGAGTTGCGGGGTCTAGTTCTGGCGAACAACGTTGGCCAGTCGGCCGCGACGGCCGCCGGATTCAGGGCGGCTCGCGGGGGCTGGGTTGCGGTGCTGGATGCCGACCTCCAGAACAATCCGGCCGACCTGGCCACGCTCTGGGATGCCCTGCCCGGCCATGATGCGGCGCTGGGGTGGCGGGTCAAGCGAGAGGACATCTGGTCGAAGCGGATCATCAGCAAGATGGCCAACCGAACCCGGAACTGGGTGCTCGGGCAGTCGATCCGCGACACGGGTTGTTCGGTGCGCATCTTCTCACGCGAGATGGCCTTACGCATGCCAATGTTCCGCGGCTCGCACCGGTTCATGGGGCCCCTGCTCCTCCGCGAAGGGTGTCGGATTGCGCAGTTGCCGGTGACTCACAGGCCGCGTCCTCATGGCAACTCGCACTACAACATCTGGAACCGGTCGGTCCAGGTGGTGGTCGACCTGCTAGGAGTGGCCTGGCTGATGCGTCGAGGGGTGGCTTACACGGTCGCGGGCCAGATTGCCGACCAGTCGGCCCTGGCGTCGACCCAGCCGACCCATCTCGGGATCGTGCGGCGGACCGTTGGACAGGAGGCCTGA
- a CDS encoding lipid-A-disaccharide synthase N-terminal domain-containing protein, with translation MSIAMTPERWLIVGFLGQTLFTMRFMVQWAASEKKKDSVVPVAFWWLSLLGGFTLLTYAVHRQDPVIIVGQAMGLFIYVRNIMLIEKARMRAERRRIREIEAGSPVQSQAPSLSGPHRLRKSKAQGSESARG, from the coding sequence TTGTCGATCGCGATGACCCCGGAACGCTGGCTGATCGTCGGGTTTTTGGGCCAGACGCTCTTCACGATGCGCTTCATGGTGCAGTGGGCCGCGTCTGAGAAGAAGAAAGACTCGGTCGTCCCGGTCGCCTTCTGGTGGCTCAGCTTGCTGGGCGGCTTCACGCTGCTGACGTACGCGGTCCACCGTCAGGACCCCGTCATCATCGTCGGGCAGGCGATGGGGCTGTTCATCTATGTCCGCAATATCATGCTGATCGAGAAGGCCCGAATGCGGGCCGAGCGTCGGCGCATCCGGGAGATCGAGGCGGGGTCGCCCGTCCAGTCCCAGGCCCCTTCCCTATCCGGTCCCCATCGGCTCAGGAAGTCCAAGGCTCAAGGGTCGGAATCGGCTCGGGGCTGA